Below is a window of uncultured Cohaesibacter sp. DNA.
GCCCTTTTTGTTGCCGCATTGCAACATATGGTGGTTCTGTAACTTTGCTCCACCTGAAAGGATGCGCGCGCGGCGCAATCCTGATAGGCTTTTACGATCCTTGCAACGCGATCAATAAAGCGAACCGGTTCGATGAACAGCTAATTTCGGCAAATGGACTATTGCGCAATATGGCCGCTGTCAGCAGGCCATCGGACGCATAGGAGCGACCCATATGTGTCGCATTGTAATGTTTTTCCGCCGCATAAATGCATCACCTCCTGCGCAATCCTTGCGGCTGTTCTCCCATCATGACCGGTTTTTATTGAACGAGTATTTCCATGCAAAACGAACATTTTGCCAATCCGGATCCTCTTGATCCCTATCCGATCCCGGCTTTCAAACGCACAGTCTTCCTCAAGCCCCTGATCACCAGCCCGCTGATCGAGGTGGGGGACTTCACCTATTATGACGATCCGCAGACGCCGGAAGAGTTTGAGCACAAGAATGTTCTCTATCATTATGATTTTCTGGGTGATCGCCTGATTATCGGAAAATTTTGTGCTCTTGCCACTGGTGTGACCTTCATCATGAACGGGGCCAATCATGATATGCGCGGCATTTCCTGTTATCCATTTGGTATCATGGGAGGGGGCTGGGGCGATGGCTTTGACGTGGAGGAATTCAAGCGCCTGTCGCGTGGTGATACCATCGTCGGCCATGATGTCTGGATCGGACGCAAAGCGACCATCATGCCGGGGGTAACCATCGGCTCGGGCGCCATCATCGGGGCAGGTGCAATGGTCGCCAGCGATGTTCCTGATTATGCCATCGTCGTGGGCAATCCGGCCAGAGTCATCCGCATGCGGTTTGACGCGGAAACCATAGATCGCCTGCTGGACATTCGCTGGTGGGATTGGCCCATCGAGATGATCAATAGACATCGCTCCCTCATTCAGGGGGCCGATAGTGAGGCACTGCAAGCCGCCTTAGAGCGCTTTTCCCGCCAGAAGGGCGCATAAGTCTCGCTTTCGCGCTTGTTTCCTAGTAAAAGGCAGGCTAACCAAGCTCTGCCTTTTATATTCCGGGACGCCGATCATGACCGACGAAGACAATATTATTGAGACCACGTCTGCCGAAGACGCATCAAGCCTCGCCGCTCTGGTGGGCGATGATGAAGTGGATCCGGCTCTTGCCGAGCGTGGCAGACTTCTGTTTGCGCAGGCCTGGGACTTCATGTGGGGCACCAAATTCTATCACCAGCTGCCGCCGATCGAGGGTGTGGAGATTGCCTTTGCCGGTCGGTCCAATGTGGGCAAATCCTCCCTGCTCAATGCCATCACCGGGCGCAAGGCCCTGGCGCGGACATCCAACACCCCCGGACGGACCAAGGAACTCAACTTTTTCCGGCCCGAAAAAGACCCGACGCTGGTGATATGTGACATGCCGGGTTACGGCTATGCCAAGGCCTCGAAGAAGGAAGTCGCAGCCTGGAATGCCTTGATCCTCGATTATTTGCGTGGCCGCCCGAATCTGCGCCGTGTCTATGTCTTGATCGACAGCCGCCACGGCCTGAAATCGAATGACACCGAGGTCATGGAAACGCTGGACAAGGCTGCCGTGAATTATCAGGTGGTGCTGACCAAGGTGGACAAGACCAAACTGAAGGATCTCAAAAAGATCATCGACAAGGTCCAGCTTGGCCTGAAGAAGCGACCGGCCGCGCATCCCGAAATCCTATTGACCTCGTCCGAGAAAAGGATCGGTATCACGCGCCTGCGGGCTGAAATGCAGCTTCTGGCGGATGGTATGTAGAATTGATTGCCGCACATTGTTTCATAAACTGTGATAATTGCGGCATATCCCTTTGGATTTCTTGCGTATCCTGGCGATAGTCGCTATACAGCGTGCTCAGTTATGCAACCGCCCGATATAGAGTAGCGTCATGTCCGAGACTTCCAATCCATCCAGTACCCCGGCCAATCGTGCCAGAACCATTTCTGAAGCACTCCCCTTCATGCAGCGCTATGACGGCCAGACTGTCGTGGTCAAATATGGCGGTCATGCCATGGGGGATGCCGAGCTGGGGCAGGCCTTTGCGCGCGATATCGTCTTGCTCAAACAGGCAGGTGTCAAGCCCGTCGTGGTGCATGGTGGAGGGCCGCAGATCAAGAATATGCTCGACAAGCTCGGCATCAAGTCCGAATTCAAGGGTGGTCTGCGCGTGACCGACGCCCATACGGTGGAAGTGGTTGAAATGGTTCTCGCCGGTTCCATCAACAAGTCCATCGTGCGCAATATCAATGCCGAGGGTGGCCGTGCCATTGGCCTGTGCGGCAAGGATGGCAACATGGTGCTGGCAGAAAAACTGACCCGCACCATTCGCGATCCGGACAGCAAGATCGAGGAAATTGTCGATCTGGGCTTTGTCGGCGATCCCAAGAAGGTCGATCGTTCGGTGCTCGATATCGTCGCCAAGGATGCGCTCATCCCGGTCATTGCGCCGGTCGCGCCGGGCGTTGATGGTGCCACCTACAATATCAATGCCGACACCTTTGCCGGCGCCATTGCCGGTGCTGTGGATGCCAAGCGGCTGCTGTTCCTGACCGATGTGCCCGGCGTACTCGACAAGGAAGGCAAGCTGATCAAGGCCCTGACCATCAAGCAGGCCCACGCCTTGATTGCAGACGGCACCATTTCCGGCGGCATGATCCCGAAGGTCGAAACCTGCATCGACGCGCTCAACAAGGGCGTGGAAGGCGTTGTCATTCTCGATGGCAAGGTACCCCATGCCGTGCTGCTGGAGCTTTTCACCGAAGGCGGCGCGGGAACCCTGCTGACACACTAAGTCAACGGGCAGAGCAATCGGTTATTTGGATGAAGGGGCGTTTTCGCCCCTTTATTTTTGGCATTTCGGGCAGAAGAAGGTGGAGCGGCCGCTCTGGGTGATCCGCTCTATCACACCCGAACATGTCTCATTCGGGCAAGGCTCTCCCTCCCGGTCATAGACCTTGAAGCGATGCTGGAAATAGCCAAGGCTGCCATCGGTGCGGGTGTGATCGCGCAAGGTCGAGCCTCCCGCCGCGATGGCTTCGGCGATGGTGGCGCGGATCTCGTCGGTAAGCAAGGTTAGTTTTGCCGAGGCTTTTCCTGCCTTGGTCACCAGCGTGCCTGCTGCCCGTCTGGGGTCGAGCCCCGAGCGGAACAGGGCCTCACAGACATAGATATTGCCAAGCCCGGCAATGATATGCTGATCGAGCAGCGCTGCCTTGAGCGGCGTCTTCTTGCCCGCGAATTTCTCTGCCAGATAATCGGCACTCAAGCTATTGCCAACCGGTTCGACGCCCAGTTTGGTAAAATAGGGATGTTCGGCCAGAGAAACCCGCTCGATTAGGTCAAAAAAGCCGAAGCGGCGTGGATCATTATAGAGGATCGCCGCACCGGACTTCAGATGCAGCACCACATGATCATGCTTTGGCAATTTGCCGCGCTGCAAATGAAAATGCTCCTCGGCGATGAGATGCTGTTCTTCTGCACTGACCACCCGGAAGGAGCCGGACATGCCCAGATGCATAACCAGCACCATGCCGTCATCCAGATCGGCCAGCAGATATTTTGCCCGTCGGCCAAGCCCGATCACCTCCCGCCCTTCCAGCCTTTGCGCCAGACGGTCGGGGAAGGCAAAGCGCAGATTTTCGCGGCGGATCTCCGCCTTCGCAATGATCGCATGTTCCAGCACGGGCTGAAGTCCGAGCCTGACGGTTTCAACCTCTGGCAATTCAGGCATGGGGCGACCTCACAATAGCTCTTTCAGGGCGGCAATACAGGCATCCAGATCCGCCTCATTGTTAAAATAATGGGGCGAAACGCGCTGCATGACAGGCAGCTTTCTGCGTTCGGCATCCAGCAGGGAACTGGCCGGTCGCGACAGGCCGATGGCGATCCCCCGGCTTCTGAGCTTTTCGACCGTCAGCTGGGGGTCGAGCCCCTCGATGATAAAGCTGATGATGGCGCATTTCTCGACACCCAGATCCATGATGCGACAGCCGGGCAGCAAGGCCAGCTTCTCGCGCATCATGTCTGTGAGCCCCCATGCCCGTTGCCGGATCGCCTCAAGGCCAATATCCATGGCATAGTCACAGGCCACCTTGAGGCCCGCACGCAGGGCGTAGCTATTCTCCCATGTTTCGAAACGGCGGGCGTCGTCGCGAACGGCATAACGGGACGTATCCACCAGAGGGGCCGAGAAATGATCAAGGGCTGCCGGTTCCAGACTGTCGAGCCATTTCTCCCTTATATAGAGAAATCCGGTGCCCCTTGGTCCGCGCAGGAATTTGCGCCCCGTTGTGGAGAGAAAATCGCAGTTGAGCGCGCCGACATCGACCGGCATCTGCCCCACCGCCTGACAGGCATCAAGCAGATAGGGGATATCATGTTTCCTGGCAATTGCCCCGACCGCGGCGGCCGGATTGACAAGCCCGCCATTGGTCGGCACCCAGGTGATGGCAATCAGCGCGGTCTGTTCAGAGATCAGCCCCTCCAGCGCGGCGACATCAATGGCGCCACTCTCGTCATTGGGCACCACATCGATCTCGATGCCGTCCCGCTTCTGCCTTTGCAGAAAGGCCACATAATTGGCGGCATATTCGGCCTGACAGGTGATGATGCGATCGCCCGCCTTGAGCGGCAATGCATGAAAGGCCTGCCCCCAGGCCGCAGTGGCATTTGACAGAATGGCAATTTCCCGGCGTTTGGCTCCGATCAGGCGGGCAACGCTGTCATAGAGCCCATCGAGCATTTCGGCCTGCTGCGCATGCGCTTCATAGCCGCCGATCCTCGCTTCCAGTTCCAGAAACTGCATCACCGCATCGATCACCGGCTGCGGCGCTAGAGACGAGCCGGAAGCCATCAGGTGGATGCCATGGGCAAGGCCGGGTGTTTCTCTGCGAATTTTTTCAATATCCATGGGAACCCCGCAAAATAGGCCAAAAAGGGAGAGAGAGGCACTTTACCAATGGGACGAAAGCAACACAAGAAAAGCCATTTCGAAACATGGCATTTAGGAGAAAGATAAGCTATTGTCCGGCATAATTAAAATGACAAACGCTCCCCGCGGCGGTCGAGCTGAGGACGTGGATAATGGCGGCACAAAATAAAGAGCGCACGGAAAAGGTCACGGAAATGGCCACTTCTTTCGGCTTTGAACAGGTCGGAGAAGGGGAGAAGCAGCCGCGGGTCAACGAGGTCTTTCATCATGTCGCAGATCGCTATGACGTGATGAATGATCTGATGAGCGGCGGCATGCACCGGCTCTGGAAGGATGCCTTCGTGGCATGGCTCAATCCGCCCCAGAGCGGACGCGCGCCCTTCAAGCTGCTCGATGTGGCAGGCGGTACGGGCGACATTTCCTTTCGCGTTGTCGAGCGCTCGCGCCACAATGCCCAATGCACGGTCTTCGACATCAATGGTTCCATGCTGGCGGTCGGCAAGGATCGGGCAAAGGAAAATGGCCTGATCGACAATCTCGAATTTGTCGAGGGCAACGCCGAAGAGCTGCCTTTCGAAAATAACAGCTTCGATGCCTACACCATCGCCTATGGCATCCGCAACGTGCCGCGCATCGACAAGGCGCTGTCCGAGGCCTATCGCGTGCTCAAGCGGGGCGGGCGTTTCATGTGCCTTGAATTTTCCAATGTCGACATGCCCTTGCTCGACAAGGCCTATGATCTCTTTTCCTTCAATGCGATTCCGGCCATTGGCGATGTCGTCACCGGCGACAGGGAAAGCTATGAATATTTCGTCCAGTCGATCCGCAAATTCCCCAATAAGGCGCGCTTCAAGATGATGGTCGAGGATGCCGGTTTCCAGCAGGTGATCTATCGCAACATGTCCGGCGGCATCACCGCCATGCATTCGGGCTGGAAGCTTTAAGGAACGGAACTGGATCATGATTGGTGCGTCATCTGCTCTGCTTCGCCTTGCGCATACGGGTTATATTCTGGCTCGCGAAGGGGTTTTCTCCATCATCGAACCCCCGGCGGATCTGCCAACCGGGCCGCGTATCGCTCTTGCCTTCATCAAGCTGTTCGAGCGCAAGAATGCCTCTGCCCGCAACAAGGGCGAAAGGCTGAGCGCCGCGCTCAACCGTCTGGGGCCAAGCTATGTCAAGATGGGCCAGTTTCTGGCGACACGGCCCGATCTGGTCGGCCCCGAACTGGCGCAGGCCCTGACGGCGCTGCAGGATCGCGTGCCCGCCTTCAGCATGAAAGAGGCGAAAAAGGCAGTCGCAGATGCCTTGGGCAAGAAGGTCGAAATATTGTTTGAGAGCTTTTCCGAGCCAATCGCTGCGGCCTCCATTGCCCAGGTGCACAAGGCCTCCTTCATCGATGCCGATGGCGAGCGGCAGCATGTTGCCGTCAAGATCCTGCGACCCAACATCGCCCAGCGTTTTCAGGATGATCTGGCCAGCTTCTATCTTGCCGCCCGGTTGATCGAGGCCGTCCATGTGCCCTCCCGACGGCTCAAGCCCGTGGGTGTGGTTGATACGCTGGCCCAGTCGATCCGGCTGGAAATGGATTTGCGGCTGGAAGCGGCAGCCATGAGCGAGATGGCCGAGAATTGCGCCGCAGATGACGATTTTCGGGTGCCTGCCATCCATTGGAGCAAGTCGGAAAAGACCGTCATGACCATGGAATGGATCGACGGCATCAAGCTCAATGACATCGAGGCGCTGAAGGCTTCCGGTCATGATCTGAGCGCCCTTGGCCGCACCGTGATCCAGTCTTTTCTGCGCCATGCCCTGCGCGATGGCTTCTTCCATGCCGACATGCATCCGGGCAATCTGTTTCTTGGCAATGATGGCAAGCTGGTCGCCGTCGATTTCGGCATCATGGGGCGGCTCGGCATGAAGGAACAGCGTTTTCTGGCCGAAATTCTCTATGGCTTCATCAAGCGCGACTATCGCCGCGTGTCGATGGTGCATTTCGAGGCGGGCTATGTTCCCTCAAGTCAGGATGTCGACACCTTTGCTCAGGCCCTGCGTTCGATTGGTGAGCCGATTCATGGGCGCGATTCTGCCGAAATCTCCATGGCGGGCCTGTTGCAGCAATTGTTCGAATTCACCGAACTGTTCGGCATGGCCACCCGCACCGAGCTGATCCTGTTGCAAAAGACCATGGTCGTGGCCGAAGGGGTTGCGCGTATGCTCGATGACAGCCTCAATCTCTGGAACACATCCGAGCCGGTGGTCAAAAGCTGGATGGAGAAAAATCTCGGTCCTGTTGCCAAGGCCCGCGAAATGACCGAAGGCCTGACGGTGCTTGGCACGCTTTCGGCGCAATTGCCCGAGATGGCGCGCCGGGCCGAGCGACTATCCAACAGCTTCGACGAAATGGGCCGTGACGGGCTGCGCCTCGATGCCCGGACAGTTGCCGCCATCGGTCAGGCCGAAGCCCGCAGGGGCCGTTCGGGGCGGCTCGCCCTTTGGGTCATTGCCATCGCCCTTGCCGCCATTGCCATTCGTATCTGGAGTTAGGAGATATTCCCATGCTTGCCAACAAGCGTATCCTGCTCGTCATTTCCGGCGGCATAGCCGCCTTCAAGGCGCTCGATATCATCCGTCTGTTGCTCAAGGAGGGCGCTGGCGTTCAGGTCATCATGACAAAGGCCGGGACCGAATTTGTCGCGCCCCTGACCATTGCCACGCTCACCGGCAAGCCGGTGCTGACCGAATTGTTCGATCTGACGCGGGAAAGCGAGATCGGCCATATCGAGCTGTCCCGCGCTGCCGATCTGGTGGTGGTCGCACCCGCAACCGCCAATCTTATCGCCAAAATGGCCAATGGTATTGCCGATGATCTGCCCAGCACCATGCTGCTGGCAACCGACAAGCCGGTACTGGTTGCCCCGGCAATGAATGTGCGCATGTGGTATCATCCCGCCACCCAGCGCAATCTGGCCACCCTTGCGAAGGATGGCCTGCATTTCGTCGGCCCGGCTGTCGGCATGATGGCCTGCAATGAGGAAGGACCGGGCCGCCTCAGCGAACCCGAAGAGATTCTCACCCATATCAAAGCCCTGCTCGATGACAGCCCCAAGCCGCTTGCCGGCAGGCATGTGCTGATCACCGCCGGCCCCACCCATGAGCCGATTGATCCGGTGCGCTATATCGCCAACCGTTCATCGGGCAAGCAGGGTTATGCCCTTGCCAGCGCGGCAAGAGAGGCCGGAGCGCGGGTTACCATCATTTCCGGTCCCGTAGCGCTCGATCCGCCTCAGGGGGTTGAGGTGATAAGGGTCGAAACCGCGCGGGAAATGAAAGAGGCGGTGGACAAGTCTCTGCCCGCCGATGTGGCCATCATGGCCGCTGCGGTCGCCGACTGGCATGTCGCCAATCAGGGCGCCGAGAAGATCAAGAAACAGGCCGACGGCAGTTTTCCCGCGCTTCAGTTCGCCGAGAATCCCGATATTGCCCGCTTTGTCGGCACTCATCCGGACAAGCGCCCCAAGCTGGTTGTCGGTTTTGCAGCCGAAACCCAGAATCTGGAAGAGAATGCCACCAGAAAGCTGGCGAAAAAGGGCGTCGACTGGATTATTGCCAATGACGTGTCACCGCAAACCGGTATCATGGGCGGCGATCACAACATGATCAAGATCATCCGCTCCGACAGCATCGAAGCCTGGCAGGATATGAGCAAGCAGGAAGTGGCCTGTCGTCTCATTGCCCGCATTGGCGAGGCACTTGAAGAGCGCATCGAAATCTGAGAATCGGCAGGGCTGATTTGCCCAGCCCGGCAATAGCCTCTTGGGGGAAGTTAAAATGGCCAAACCACGCCTTAGCATCATGCCGCTTGCGCATTTCGGCGGACTGGATCTGCCCAGCTATCAGAGCAAGGAAGCCGCAGGCCTTGACATTCAGGCCGCCAATCCGCTTTCCGAACCGGTCATTCTCAAGGCCAAAGGCGGGCGTGCGCTGGTGCCCACCGGCTTTTGCATGGCCATGGAACGCGGCTTTGAAGCCCAGATCCGGCCGCGCTCGGGATTGGCGCTCAAATTCGGCGTGACGCTCCTCAACACACCCGGCACCATCGATTCGGACTATCGTGGTGAAGTGAAAATCCTGATGATCAACCATGGCGAAGAGGATTTCGTGGTAGAACGCGGCATGCGCATCGCCCAGATGGTGATTGCCCCCGTTCTGCATATGAAAGTGGTCGAGGTGGAGAGTCTGGATGAAACAGAGCGCGGAAAAGGTGGCTTCGGCTCCACTGGTCACAAAAAGAAGAAGTGAGAGCAAAGCCATCATTTCATAGAATATTATTCTCGCTAGCGATCAGTCACTGCTGCCGCTGAGTAGCGTTTTCTGTTGCGTGACAGGTTGCTAGCGAAATATTTCTATTCTGCCTTGCAAGTTGGTACAGGATTTCTCGTAGTCTCCCACCGAATTACCTACATTATGATCAAGAGATTTAATGCTAGGAATGAACGATCTGCCCTGCGCTCTCCTGCGCCGTTGTCCTGAAGACCGGCAGGAAAACATGCATGACGTTCTAATGCGAGGAACAAAAATGGCCCATACTCCGAAAACCACTGAAGGCCGCGGCCGTATCTATAACTCCATCATCGACACCATCGGCAACACGCCGCTGGTCCGTTTCGACAAGCTTGCCGCCAAGCATGGCGTCAAGGCCAACCTGATCGGCAAGCTGGAATTTTTCAATCCGCTTTCCAGCGTCAAGGACCGCATCGGCGTCAACATGATTGAAGCCATGGAAGCGGAAGGCAAGATCGAGCCGGGCAAAACCACGCTCATCGAGCCGACATCGGGCAATACCGGCATCGCGCTCGCCTTCACCGCAGCAGCCAAGGGCTATCGCCTCATTCTGGTCATGCCGGAAACCATGTCGATCGAGCGCCGCAAGATGTTTGCCTATCTGGGTGCCGAGCTTGAACTGACCGAAGGTCCCAAGGGCATGAAGGGCGCCATCGCCCGCGCCGAGGAGCTGGTTGGAGAAATCGACAATGCTGTCATCCCGCAGCAGTTCCAGAATGCAGCCAATCCGGAAATCCATCGCAGCACCACAGCGGTCGAGATCTGGAACGACACCAATGGCGAAGTCGATGCGCTGGTTTCCGGCGTTGGCACCGGCGGCACCATCACCGGCGTTGGCTCGGCGCTGAAGGCCCGCAAGCCTGAAGTCAAGGTCATCGCCGTGGAACCGGCTGACAGCCCCGTTCTTTCCGGCGGCAAGCCCGGCCCGCACAAGATTCAGGGCATTGGTGCGGGCTTCGTTCCCGATGTGCTCGACACCAGCATCATCGATGAGATCATCACCATAAGCAATGATGACGCCTTTGCCCATTCGCGCGAACTGGCACGGACCGAGGGTGTGCCTGTCGGTATTTCTTCCGGAGCCGCTCTGGCCGCAGCGATTCAGCTTGGCCAACGCGACGAATATGCTGGCAAGAATATCGTCATCATCATTCCCAGCTTCGCAGAGCGTTATCTGTCCACTGCCTTGTTTGATGGCATTGGAGCATAGAGAAATAAAGGATAGTTTCATCTCCGAAACTATTATGGAAGGCTTCAGCCGTGGTCGGGATAAATTTCCCGGCCACGGCTTTTCGCTATCTGTGATATGGTTTGCCCATCCTGAAGAATCGCCTGGGCCGAGAATGCGGGGGCCAAATGGCTCTGACCGCGAACGAACAGGCAAAGGCATTTGAGTGATCAGGGGCTGCGCGCTTCCTGCAAGGAGCGAGAGAAAGCCGCAGGCCCGGTAAGATGAACAGAATGGTGATTTATATGACAAGAATTTCAAGGCGTCTTGCCCGGCGTCAGTTCCGGTCCCTGTTCCTGTCCCTGTTGCTATGCGGGGCCGTGGTCCAGAGTGGATCTGCATGGGCTGGCGACGCCGCCGAATTTCGCTCCCATGGTTTTTCCGATGATGAGCGGGGCCGCTATTTCGCTTTCGAGGAATTCGGTGTCGAAAGTGGTCCCCACTATCCCTATTCCAATATTTACATTGTGGATCTGGCAACGGACAAATGGGTGGACAATACGCCCGTGCGTGTCCGGCTGGAAGAGGAAGGCGAGACCCCGATCATCGCCCGGGTCAAGGCCTTTGAGCAGGCCACGCCGATCATGCAGCAATATCAGATTTCCAACTCCGGTGTCCTGCTGGCAGCCTCCCCGATCAGTGAAGTGGGCGAGAAGGACGTTATGCGGTTTCAGAAAACCGAGCAGCCGCTGCTTTCCAACGCCAATGCACCCTACACGCTCAAGCTGGCGACCAAGCCGGTACGGGACCTCAATGAATGCGGCATGGATGGCGGAGCCGTGGCCGGATTTTCGCTGACATTGACCACCCCGGAGGGTGAGAGCCGCCAGTTGCATGATGAAATCTCCGCGCCACGCTCTCGCGGCTGCCCGCTGGACTATCATCTCTCGGCAGTGTTCGCCCCCACACGCATGGACGCCCAGACTCATGCCGTCGTTCTTGTCGGTGTCTTCACTCAAGCTGAGGACGGGCAGGATTTGCGCTATATCGCCGTGCCCTTTTCCTTCTGAGCGGCCCAATGCTTTAGGATTCCTACCGGAGAGTATCTACCGATCATGCTCAGCGCTGAAGAACTGGAACGCTATGCCCGCCATATCCTGCTAAGGGATGTCGGAGGGGCCGGACAGCAAAAACTGAAGGCGGCCAAAATTCTGATCA
It encodes the following:
- a CDS encoding CatB-related O-acetyltransferase, coding for MQNEHFANPDPLDPYPIPAFKRTVFLKPLITSPLIEVGDFTYYDDPQTPEEFEHKNVLYHYDFLGDRLIIGKFCALATGVTFIMNGANHDMRGISCYPFGIMGGGWGDGFDVEEFKRLSRGDTIVGHDVWIGRKATIMPGVTIGSGAIIGAGAMVASDVPDYAIVVGNPARVIRMRFDAETIDRLLDIRWWDWPIEMINRHRSLIQGADSEALQAALERFSRQKGA
- the yihA gene encoding ribosome biogenesis GTP-binding protein YihA/YsxC; translation: MTDEDNIIETTSAEDASSLAALVGDDEVDPALAERGRLLFAQAWDFMWGTKFYHQLPPIEGVEIAFAGRSNVGKSSLLNAITGRKALARTSNTPGRTKELNFFRPEKDPTLVICDMPGYGYAKASKKEVAAWNALILDYLRGRPNLRRVYVLIDSRHGLKSNDTEVMETLDKAAVNYQVVLTKVDKTKLKDLKKIIDKVQLGLKKRPAAHPEILLTSSEKRIGITRLRAEMQLLADGM
- the argB gene encoding acetylglutamate kinase; translation: MSETSNPSSTPANRARTISEALPFMQRYDGQTVVVKYGGHAMGDAELGQAFARDIVLLKQAGVKPVVVHGGGPQIKNMLDKLGIKSEFKGGLRVTDAHTVEVVEMVLAGSINKSIVRNINAEGGRAIGLCGKDGNMVLAEKLTRTIRDPDSKIEEIVDLGFVGDPKKVDRSVLDIVAKDALIPVIAPVAPGVDGATYNINADTFAGAIAGAVDAKRLLFLTDVPGVLDKEGKLIKALTIKQAHALIADGTISGGMIPKVETCIDALNKGVEGVVILDGKVPHAVLLELFTEGGAGTLLTH
- the mutM gene encoding bifunctional DNA-formamidopyrimidine glycosylase/DNA-(apurinic or apyrimidinic site) lyase — encoded protein: MPELPEVETVRLGLQPVLEHAIIAKAEIRRENLRFAFPDRLAQRLEGREVIGLGRRAKYLLADLDDGMVLVMHLGMSGSFRVVSAEEQHLIAEEHFHLQRGKLPKHDHVVLHLKSGAAILYNDPRRFGFFDLIERVSLAEHPYFTKLGVEPVGNSLSADYLAEKFAGKKTPLKAALLDQHIIAGLGNIYVCEALFRSGLDPRRAAGTLVTKAGKASAKLTLLTDEIRATIAEAIAAGGSTLRDHTRTDGSLGYFQHRFKVYDREGEPCPNETCSGVIERITQSGRSTFFCPKCQK
- a CDS encoding aminotransferase class V-fold PLP-dependent enzyme yields the protein MDIEKIRRETPGLAHGIHLMASGSSLAPQPVIDAVMQFLELEARIGGYEAHAQQAEMLDGLYDSVARLIGAKRREIAILSNATAAWGQAFHALPLKAGDRIITCQAEYAANYVAFLQRQKRDGIEIDVVPNDESGAIDVAALEGLISEQTALIAITWVPTNGGLVNPAAAVGAIARKHDIPYLLDACQAVGQMPVDVGALNCDFLSTTGRKFLRGPRGTGFLYIREKWLDSLEPAALDHFSAPLVDTSRYAVRDDARRFETWENSYALRAGLKVACDYAMDIGLEAIRQRAWGLTDMMREKLALLPGCRIMDLGVEKCAIISFIIEGLDPQLTVEKLRSRGIAIGLSRPASSLLDAERRKLPVMQRVSPHYFNNEADLDACIAALKELL
- the ubiE gene encoding bifunctional demethylmenaquinone methyltransferase/2-methoxy-6-polyprenyl-1,4-benzoquinol methylase UbiE, which produces MAAQNKERTEKVTEMATSFGFEQVGEGEKQPRVNEVFHHVADRYDVMNDLMSGGMHRLWKDAFVAWLNPPQSGRAPFKLLDVAGGTGDISFRVVERSRHNAQCTVFDINGSMLAVGKDRAKENGLIDNLEFVEGNAEELPFENNSFDAYTIAYGIRNVPRIDKALSEAYRVLKRGGRFMCLEFSNVDMPLLDKAYDLFSFNAIPAIGDVVTGDRESYEYFVQSIRKFPNKARFKMMVEDAGFQQVIYRNMSGGITAMHSGWKL
- the ubiB gene encoding 2-polyprenylphenol 6-hydroxylase, with the protein product MIGASSALLRLAHTGYILAREGVFSIIEPPADLPTGPRIALAFIKLFERKNASARNKGERLSAALNRLGPSYVKMGQFLATRPDLVGPELAQALTALQDRVPAFSMKEAKKAVADALGKKVEILFESFSEPIAAASIAQVHKASFIDADGERQHVAVKILRPNIAQRFQDDLASFYLAARLIEAVHVPSRRLKPVGVVDTLAQSIRLEMDLRLEAAAMSEMAENCAADDDFRVPAIHWSKSEKTVMTMEWIDGIKLNDIEALKASGHDLSALGRTVIQSFLRHALRDGFFHADMHPGNLFLGNDGKLVAVDFGIMGRLGMKEQRFLAEILYGFIKRDYRRVSMVHFEAGYVPSSQDVDTFAQALRSIGEPIHGRDSAEISMAGLLQQLFEFTELFGMATRTELILLQKTMVVAEGVARMLDDSLNLWNTSEPVVKSWMEKNLGPVAKAREMTEGLTVLGTLSAQLPEMARRAERLSNSFDEMGRDGLRLDARTVAAIGQAEARRGRSGRLALWVIAIALAAIAIRIWS
- the coaBC gene encoding bifunctional phosphopantothenoylcysteine decarboxylase/phosphopantothenate--cysteine ligase CoaBC, which encodes MLANKRILLVISGGIAAFKALDIIRLLLKEGAGVQVIMTKAGTEFVAPLTIATLTGKPVLTELFDLTRESEIGHIELSRAADLVVVAPATANLIAKMANGIADDLPSTMLLATDKPVLVAPAMNVRMWYHPATQRNLATLAKDGLHFVGPAVGMMACNEEGPGRLSEPEEILTHIKALLDDSPKPLAGRHVLITAGPTHEPIDPVRYIANRSSGKQGYALASAAREAGARVTIISGPVALDPPQGVEVIRVETAREMKEAVDKSLPADVAIMAAAVADWHVANQGAEKIKKQADGSFPALQFAENPDIARFVGTHPDKRPKLVVGFAAETQNLEENATRKLAKKGVDWIIANDVSPQTGIMGGDHNMIKIIRSDSIEAWQDMSKQEVACRLIARIGEALEERIEI
- the dut gene encoding dUTP diphosphatase translates to MAKPRLSIMPLAHFGGLDLPSYQSKEAAGLDIQAANPLSEPVILKAKGGRALVPTGFCMAMERGFEAQIRPRSGLALKFGVTLLNTPGTIDSDYRGEVKILMINHGEEDFVVERGMRIAQMVIAPVLHMKVVEVESLDETERGKGGFGSTGHKKKK
- the cysK gene encoding cysteine synthase A, with the protein product MAHTPKTTEGRGRIYNSIIDTIGNTPLVRFDKLAAKHGVKANLIGKLEFFNPLSSVKDRIGVNMIEAMEAEGKIEPGKTTLIEPTSGNTGIALAFTAAAKGYRLILVMPETMSIERRKMFAYLGAELELTEGPKGMKGAIARAEELVGEIDNAVIPQQFQNAANPEIHRSTTAVEIWNDTNGEVDALVSGVGTGGTITGVGSALKARKPEVKVIAVEPADSPVLSGGKPGPHKIQGIGAGFVPDVLDTSIIDEIITISNDDAFAHSRELARTEGVPVGISSGAALAAAIQLGQRDEYAGKNIVIIIPSFAERYLSTALFDGIGA
- a CDS encoding DUF2259 domain-containing protein, whose translation is MTRISRRLARRQFRSLFLSLLLCGAVVQSGSAWAGDAAEFRSHGFSDDERGRYFAFEEFGVESGPHYPYSNIYIVDLATDKWVDNTPVRVRLEEEGETPIIARVKAFEQATPIMQQYQISNSGVLLAASPISEVGEKDVMRFQKTEQPLLSNANAPYTLKLATKPVRDLNECGMDGGAVAGFSLTLTTPEGESRQLHDEISAPRSRGCPLDYHLSAVFAPTRMDAQTHAVVLVGVFTQAEDGQDLRYIAVPFSF